A single region of the Fusarium fujikuroi IMI 58289 draft genome, chromosome FFUJ_chr05 genome encodes:
- a CDS encoding probable TOM-6 tom6 protein (translocase of the outer mitochondrial membrane (TOM) complex), translating to MPPKRIQVEPRGRRAPKGFIGSTYDALTSPDNAAVVRSIAIFGAVVTFLSSSWGEILLPP from the exons ATGCCTCCCAAGCGCATCCAAGTTGAGCCTCGAGGTCGCCGTGCCCCCAAGGGCTTCATCGGCTCCACCTATGACGCTCTTACCTCTCCCGACAACGCCGCTGTCGTCCGCAGCATTGCCATCTTTGGT GCTGTTGTGACATTCTTGTCTAGCTCTTGGGGCGAGATCCTTCTGCCTCCGTAA
- a CDS encoding related to endo-1,3-beta-glucanase translates to MLNFIPIIAGLASLVSATSAPTRPDLKLIWKDEFTGCQGCSPKTNNWNTALNINSNNELQVYSTSNKNIQLSGGDTLQLVPWKDGKGEWTSGRLESKKAFHADKNKALRVEASIRMGDSARKQGIWPAFWMLGDALRHGTGWPLCGEIDIFERVNGDLTGFGTVHCGHEGGGPCNEPEGLGQRVTIPDNEFHAWSVVIDRRASSWQDEKITWLLDGQPFHSITGKTLNDEGTWATLAHSPMYILLNVAVGGTWPGNPNKATEAGYKNMMEVAYVAVYETTN, encoded by the exons ATGCTCAACTTCATTCCCATCATCGCAGGCCTCGCCTCCCTGGTCTCAGCTACCAGCGCCCCAACCCGCCCCGatctcaaactcatctgGAAAGACGAGTTCACCGGATGTCAAGGCTGCTCACCCAAGACGAACAACTGGAACActgctctcaacatcaactccaacaacGAACTCCAGGTGTACTCCACCTCCAACAAGAACATCCAGCTTTCCGGCGGTGACACCCTCCAGCTCGTTCCCTGGAAGGACGGGAAGGGCGAATGGACCTCTGGACGTCTTGAGTCCAAGAAGGCTTTCCACGCAGACAAGAACAAAGCTCTTCGTGTAGAGGCTAGTATTCGCATGGGTGATTCAGCTCGTAAGCAGGGTATCTGGCCTGCGTTTTGGATGCTTGGCGATGCACTCCGCCACGGAACTGGATGGCCCCTTTGTGGCGAGATCGACATCTTCGAGAGAGTTAATGGTGACTTGACTGGTTTCGGTACTGTTCACTGTGGTCATGAGGGCGGCGGTCCCTGCAATGAGCCCGAGGGTCTCGGACAGCGAGTCACTATTCCAGACAACGAATTCCATGCTTGGTCTGTGGTTATCGACCGTCGTGCTAGCAGCTGGCAGGATGAAAAGATCACCTGGCTGCTTGACGGACAGCCCTTCCACAGCATCACGGGCAAGACACTAAATGATGAGGGAACTTGGGCTACTCTGGCTCATTCTCCCATGTACATTCTCCTCAACGTCGCTGTTGGCGGAACCTGGCCT GGCAACCCTAACAAGGCCACCGAAGCCGGCTACAAGAACATGATGGAAGTCGCCTACGTCGCCGTCTACGAAACCACAAACTAG
- a CDS encoding probable endoglucanase, giving the protein MRSYTLLALAGPLAVSAASGSGHSTRYWDCCKPSCSWSGKAAVNAPALTCDKNDNPISNTNAVNGCEGGGSAYACTNYSPWAVNDELAYGFAATKISGGSEASWCCACYALTFTTGPVKGKKMIVQSTNTGGDLGDNHFDLMMPGGGVGIFDGCTSEFGKALGGAQYGGISSRSECDSFPELLKDGCHWRFDWFENADNPDFTFEQVQCPKALLDISGCKRDDDSSFPAFKGDTSASKPQPSSSAKKTTSAAAATQPQKTKDSAPVVQKSSTKAAAQPEPTKPSATHPAAKPQTDKPVATKPAATKPAQPVNKPKTTQKVRGTKTRGSCPAKTDATAKASVVPAYYQCGGSKSAYPNGNLACATGSKCVKQNEYYSQCIPN; this is encoded by the exons ATGCGATCTTACACTCTCCTCGCCCTGGCCGGCCCTCTCGCCGTGAGTGCTGCTTCTGGAAGCGGCCACTCTACTCGATACTGGGATTGCTGCAagccttcttgctcttggagTGGAAAGGCTGCTGTCAACGCCCCTGCTTTGACCTGTGATAAGAACGACAACCccatctccaacaccaacgctGTCAACGGTTGTGAGGGCGGTGGTTCTGCTTATGCTTGCACCAACTACTCTCCATGGGCTGTCAACGATGAGCTTGCCTACGGTTTCGCTGCTACCAAGATCTCCGGTGGCTCCGAGGCCAGCTGGTGCTGTGCTTGCTATGC TTTGACCTTCACTACTGGTCccgtcaagggcaagaagatgatCGTCCAGTCTACCAACACTGGAGGTGATCTTGGCGACAACCACTTCGATCTCATGATGCCCGGCGGTGGTGTCGGTATCTTCGACGGCTGCACCTCTGAGTTCGGCAAGGCCCTCGGCGGTGCCCAATACGGCGGTATCTCCTCTCGAAGCGAGTGTGATAGCTTCcccgagcttctcaaggacgGTTGCCACTGGCGATTCGACTGGTTCGAGAACGCCGACAACCCTGACTTCACCTTTGAGCAGGTCCAGTGCCCCAAGGCTCTCCTCGACATCAGTGGATGCAAGCGTGACGATGACTCCAGCTTCCCTGCTTTCAAGGGTGATACCTCGGCCAGCAAGCCCCAGCCCTCCAGCTCCGCTAAGAAGACCACctccgctgctgctgccactCAGCcccagaagaccaaggatTCCGCTCCTGTTGTCCAGAAGTCCTCCACCAAGGCTGCCGCTCAGCCCGAGCCCACTAAGCCCTCCGCTACCCACCCCGCTGCGAAGCCCCAGACCGACAAGCCTGTCGCCACCAAGCCTGCTGCTACCAAGCCCGCTCAACCCGTcaacaagcccaagacaACCCAGAAGGTCCGTGGAACCAAAACCCGAGGAAGCTGCCCGGCCAAGACTGACGCTACCGCAAAGGCCTCCGTTGTCCCGGCCTATTACCAGTGTGGTGGTTCCAAGTCCGCTTATCCCAACGGCAACCTCGCTTGCGCTACCGGAAGCAAGTGTGTCAAGCAGAATGAGTACTACTCCCAATGCATCCCCAACTAA
- a CDS encoding probable DNA-dependent RNA polymerase II RPB140 (RPB2), translating into MDDYENESDYDYGYDEGITPEDCWTVISSFFETKGLASQQTDSFDEFTQTMVQDLVNEYSTITLDQHNPPAPPGVNIALRRYEIKFGSVMVSRPSMSETDGTVTNLLPYECRDRNLTYAAPTYLKITKKVSVAVDKEIPLHEMDDEQQAEYKRTGENPTKLVWEVEEDAGSIKTEDEPSEMIFIGKMPIMVKSKICHLSSHSDEDLFMLNECPYDQGGYFVINGSEKVLIAQERSAANIVQVFKKAQPSPFTYTAEIRSALEKGSRLISSLTMKLYGKGDSARGGFGQTIQATLPFVKADLPVAIVFRALGVVSDEDILNHICYDRNDSQMLEMLRPCIEEAFCVQDREVALDFIGKRGNRDQASLGREKRVRVAKDILQKETLPHISQSEGSETRKAFFLGYMVHKLLQCALGRREPDDRDHFGKKRLDLAGPLLAKLFRGIIRRINTELSNYLKRCVESNRNFNLTVAIKPSTLSNGLKYSLATGNWGDQKKAASSTAGVSQVLNRYTFASTLSHLRRTNTPIGRDGKLAKPRQLHNTHWGLVCPAETPEGQACGLVKNLSLMCYVSVGSPAEPLIEFMINRGMEVVEEYEPTRYPHATKIFVNGSWVGVHADPKHLVNQVLDTRRKSYVQFEVSLVRDIRDREFKIFSDAGRVMRPVFTVHQEDDYENNITKGQLVLTKEHVNRLAQEQAEPPANPADKFGWDGLIREGAVEYLDAEEEETAMICMTPEDLELYREQKNDEATLTEEEKRAKAEAEKREQEEDRNKRLKTKVNPTTHMYTHCEIHPSMILGICASIIPFPDHNQSPRNTYQSAMGKQAMGFFLTNYSRRMDTMANILYYPQKPLATTRSMEFLKFRELPAGQNAIVAIACYSGYNQEDSVIMNQSSIDRGLFRSLFFRSYSDQEKKVGLNYTEIFEKPFQQTTLRMKHGTYDKLDEDGIVAPGVRVSGEDIIIGKTAPIDQENQDLGTRTQSHQRRDISTPLRSTENGIVDQVILTVNADNVKYVKVRVRTTKIPQIGDKFASRHGQKGTIGVTYRQEDMPFSREGLTPDIIINPHAIPSRMTIAHLIECLLSKVSTLEGMEGDATPFTDVTVDSVSELLRKHGYQSRGFEVMYNGHTGRKLRAQVFFGPTYYQRLRHMVDDKIHARARGPVQIMTRQPVEGRARDGGLRFGEMERDCMIAHGAAAFLKERLFEVSDAFRVHVCEICGLMTPIANLSKQSFECRPCKNKTKIAQIHIPYAAKLLFQELQAMNIAARMFTNRSGVSNR; encoded by the exons ATGGACGACTACGAGAACGAATCCGACTACGATTATGGCTACGACGAGGGTATCACCCCCGAGGACTGCTGGACCGTAATCTCGTCCTTCTTCGAGACAAAGGGTCTTGCATCGCAACAGACCGACTCTTTTGACGAGTTCACCCAGACAATGGTGCAGGATCTCGTCAACGAGTACTCCACAATCACCCTCGACCAGCACAACCCTCCTGCGCCCCCTGGCGTCAACATTGCTTTGCGACGATATGAAATCAAGTTCGGGAGCGTCATGGTGTCACGTCCCTCTATGAGCGAGACTGATGGAACTGTGACTAACCTCCTACCTTACGAATGTCGTGACCGCAACCTCACCTACGCCGCGCCGACCTACctcaagatcaccaagaaAGTCTCCGTTGCAGTCGACAAGGAGATCCCTCTGCACGAAATGGACGACGAGCAGCAGGCCGAGTACAAGCGAACCGGTGAAAACCCCACAAAGCTGGTATGGGAagttgaggaggatgctGGAAGCATAAAAACTGAGGATGAGCCTTCGGAGATGATCTTTATCGGAAAGATGCCCATCATGGTCAAGTCTAAGATTTGCCATCTGAGTAGCCATTCCGACGAAGACCTCTTCATGCTCAATGAATGTCCTTATGATCAGGGCGGTTACTTCGTTATCAACGGTAGTGAGAAGGTCCTGATCGCCCAGGAACGTTCTGCGGCCAACATCGTTCAAGTCTTCAAGAAGGCCCAGCCCAGTCCTTTCACCTACACTGCTGAAATCCGCAGtgctcttgagaagggtTCTCGTCTTATCTCGAGTCTTACGATGAAGCTCTACGGCAAGGGAGATTCTGCGCGCGGTGGCTTTGGTCAGACTATCCAGGCTACCCTGCCTTTTGTCAAGGCAGATCTTCCTGTCGCCATCGTCTTCCGAGCTCTTGGTGTTGTGTCTGATGAGGATATTCTGAACCACATTTGCTACGATCGCAACGATAGCCAGATGCTGGAAATGCTTCGCCCTTGTATTGAGGAGGCTTTCTGTGTCCAGGACCGAGAAGTTGCTCTTGACTTTATTGGAAAGCGTGGAAACAGAGACCAGGCTAGTCTGGGTCGTGAGAAGCGTGTTCGTGTTGCAAAGGATATTCTCCAAAAAGAGACCCTGCCCCATATCTCCCAATCAGAGGGTAGCGAGACACGCAAGGCTTTTTTCTTGGGCTACATGGTGCACAAGCTTCTGCAGTGTGCTCTTGGACGTCGTGAGCCCGATGATCGTGATCACTTCGGCAAGAAGCGACTTGATTTGGCCGGTCCTTTACTGGCGAAGCTCTTCCGCGGTATTATTCGAAGGATAAACACTGAACTCTCCAACTACCTCAAGCGATGTGTTGAGAGCAACCGAAACTTCAACCTGACTGTCGCTATCAAGCCATCAACGCTTTCCAACGGTCTCAAGTACTCTTTGGCCACTGGTAACTGGGGTGATCAGAAGAAGGCAGCAAGCTCGACAGCTGGTGTCTCTCAGGTGTTGAACAGATATACTTTCGCCTCTACTCTTTCACATTTGCGCCGAACCAACACTCCCATTGGACGAGATGGTAAATTAGCCAAGCCTCGACAGCTTCACAATACTCATTGGGGTCTGGTCTGTCCTGCCGAAACGCCTGAGGGTCAAGCTTGTGGTCTGGTCAAAAACTTGTCCCTGATGTGCTATGTCAGTGTCGGCTCTCCAGCCGAACCTCTCATCGAATTCATGATCAACAGAGGTATGGAAGTCGTTGAGGAGTACGAGCCGACAAGATATCCCCACGCTACAAAGATTTTCGTCAACGGTAGCTGGGTTGGTGTTCACGCCGACCCCAAGCATCTCGTGAATCAGGTTTTGGACACAAGACGAAAGTCGTACGTCCAGTTCGAAGTATCGCTTGTTCGTGATATCCGAGACCGTGAattcaagatcttctcagATGCTGGTCGTGTCATGAGACCTGTCTTCACAGTCCACCAGGAGGATGACTATgagaacaacatcaccaagggACAACTAGTGTTGACGAAGGAACATGTCAACAGGCTAGCGCAAGAGCAGGCAGAGCCACCTGCCAACCCCGCGGACAAGTTTGGATGGGATGGCTTGATTCGCGAAGGAGCTGTCGAGTATCTcgatgccgaggaagaagagacagcCATGATTTGCATGACGCCAGAGGATCTCGAACTTTATCGTGAGCAAAAGAATGATGAGGCCACACtcacagaagaagagaaacgagccaaggcagaggcagagaagaggGAACAGGAAGAGGACCGCAACAAGCGATTGAAGACGAAGGTCAACCCCACAACTCACATGTACACACATTGCGAGATTCACCCCAGCATGATTCTCGGTATCTGTGCCAGTATCATTCCTTTCCCCGATCACAACCAG TCTCCTCGTAACACCTACCAATCTGCTATGGGTAAACAAGCCATGGGTTTCTTCTTGACAAATTACTCTCGCCGCATGGACACCATGGCCAACATTCTATACTATCCTCAAAAGCCTCTCGCCACTACCCGATCCATGGAGTTCCTCAAGTTCCGTGAATTGCCAGCTGGTCAAAATGCCATTGTCGCAATTGCTTGCTACTCAGGTTATAACCAGGAAGATTCCGTCATTATGAACCAGAGTAGTATTGATCGAGGTCTGTTCCGAAGTCTGTTCTTCCGATCGTACTCAgatcaagagaagaaggtcggTCTCAACTACACTGAGATCTTCGAGAAGCCTTTCCAGCAGACAACACTCCGAATGAAGCATGGAACATacgacaagcttgatgaggatggtatCGTGGCGCCTGGTGTCCGTGTGTCAGGTGAGGATATCATTATCGGCAAGACTGCACCCATCGACCAAGAAAACCAAGACCTTGGCACAAGAACTCAATCGCACCAGCGTCGTGATATCTCGACACCACTGCGAAGTACTGAGAACGGTATCGTTGATCAGGTCATTCTGACAGTCAACGCCGACAACGTCAAGTACGTCAAGGTTCGAGTACGAACCACCAAGATTCCTCAAATTGGTGACAAGTTTGCTTCTCGTCACGGTCAAAAGGGTACAATTGGTGTTACATATCGACAGGAGGATATGCCTTTCAGCCGAGAAGGTCTCACTCCCGATATCATTATCAATCCTCACGCCATTCCATCGCGAATGACAATTGCTCATTTGATTGAGTGTCTTCTTAGCAAGGTTTCAACGCTGGAAGGTATGGAGGGTGATGCTACACCGTTCACTGATGTCACAGTCGATTCAGTCTCTGAACTTCTGAGGAAGCACGGTTACCAATCTCGAGGTTTCGAGGTCATGTACAATGGTCACACGGGACGAAAGCTCCGTGCCCAGGTTTTCTTCGGACCTACCTACTACCAGCGTCTTCGTCACATGGTAGACGACAAGATTCACGCTCGTGCTCGTGGTCCAGTCCAGATTATGACCCGACAGCCTGTCGAGGGTCGTGCTCGTGATGGTGGTCTCCGATTCGGAGAAATGGAACGTGATTGTATGATTGCTCATGGTGCCGCTGCTTTCCTGAAGGAGCGTCTGTTTGAGGTGTCGGATGCTTTCCGTGTCCACGTCTGCGAGATTTGTGGACTCATGACACCAATTGC AAACCTTTCCAAACAGTCATTTGAATGCCGACCTtgcaagaacaagaccaagatcgcGCAAATCCATATTCCTTACGCTGCCAAGCTGCTCTTCCAGGAGCTGCAGGCCATGAACATCGCCGCAAGAATGTTTACTAACAGATCTGGAGTTTCAAACCGATAA
- a CDS encoding related to cytochrome c oxidase assembly factor translates to MSRASKLTLLGTSLLTVCTVVGVHFQQKFEQAAMHEGVVRDMEQQRIKRERQLDFDLQKQLEAEYKREQTVHDSIEAADKGLPNR, encoded by the exons ATGTCTCGAGCATCAAAGCTCACCCTACTGGGTACATCGCTCCTCACAGTCTGCACAGTCGTCGGCGTACATTTCCAGCAAAAGTTCGAGCAAGCC GCCATGCACGAGGGCGTCGTTCGAGATATGGAACAACAACGAATCAAGCGAGAAAGACAATTGGACTTTGACTTGCAAAAGCAACTCGAAGCAGAATACAAGCGCGAACAAACAGTGCACGACTCGATAGAAGCAGCGGACAAGGGTCTTCCGAATCGATAA